In Variovorax sp. J2L1-78, the following are encoded in one genomic region:
- a CDS encoding DNA-directed RNA polymerase subunit alpha produces the protein MQTTLLKPKTIQVEQLAANKAKVTLEPFERGYGHTLGNALRRVLLSSMVGYSATEVTIAGVLHEYSSIDGVQEDVVNILLNLKGVVFKLHNRDEVTLSLRKDGEGPVLASDIQTPHDVEIINPDHVIAHLSQGGKLDMQIKVEKGRGYVPGTMRRYADEPTKSIGRIVLDASFSPVKRVSYTVESARVEQRTDLDKLLIEIETNGAITAEDAVRASAKILVEQLAVFAQLEGGELAAFDAPAPRSAQQFDPILLRPVDELELTVRSANCLKAENIYYIGDLIQRTENELLKTPNLGRKSLNEIKEVLASRGLTLGMKLESWPPAGLDKR, from the coding sequence ATGCAAACCACCCTGCTGAAACCCAAGACCATCCAGGTCGAGCAACTGGCCGCCAACAAGGCAAAGGTCACGCTCGAGCCTTTCGAGCGCGGCTACGGCCACACGCTCGGCAACGCACTGCGTCGCGTGCTGCTGTCGTCGATGGTCGGTTATTCGGCCACCGAAGTGACGATCGCCGGCGTGCTCCACGAGTACTCGTCGATCGATGGCGTTCAGGAAGACGTCGTCAACATCCTGCTGAACCTCAAGGGCGTGGTGTTCAAGCTCCACAACCGCGATGAAGTCACGCTGAGCCTGCGCAAGGACGGCGAAGGCCCAGTGCTGGCCTCCGACATCCAGACGCCGCACGACGTCGAGATCATCAATCCCGACCACGTCATCGCCCATCTGTCGCAAGGCGGCAAGCTGGACATGCAGATCAAGGTCGAGAAGGGCCGCGGCTATGTGCCGGGCACGATGCGCCGTTACGCGGACGAGCCGACGAAGTCGATCGGCCGCATCGTTCTCGACGCCTCGTTCTCGCCCGTCAAGCGTGTGAGCTACACCGTCGAAAGCGCCCGTGTCGAACAGCGTACCGACCTGGACAAGCTGCTCATCGAGATCGAGACCAATGGCGCCATCACCGCTGAAGACGCGGTTCGCGCTTCGGCGAAGATCCTGGTGGAACAGCTCGCCGTGTTCGCGCAGCTCGAAGGCGGCGAACTCGCGGCATTCGATGCACCCGCACCGCGCAGCGCCCAGCAGTTCGACCCGATCCTGCTGCGCCCGGTCGACGAGCTCGAGCTCACGGTCCGTTCGGCGAACTGCCTGAAGGCCGAGAACATCTACTACATCGGTGACCTGATCCAGCGCACCGAGAACGAGCTGCTCAAGACCCCGAACCTGGGTCGCAAGTCGCTCAACGAAATCAAGGAAGTCCTCGCATCGCGTGGCCTCACCTTGGGTATGAAGCTCGAAAGCTGGCCGCCGGCCGGCCTCGACAAGCGTTAA
- the rpsD gene encoding 30S ribosomal protein S4 has protein sequence MARYLGPKAKLSRREGTDLFLKSARRSIQDKSKFDSKPGQHGRTSGQRTSDFGLQLREKQKVKRMYGVLEKQFRRYFEEADRRRGNTGANLLFILESRLDNVVYRMGFGSTRAEARQLVSHRAITVNGQSVNIASYLVKTGDVIAVRDKSKKQTRIAEALQLAAQVGMPAWVEVNADKAEGTFKKVPDRDEFAADINESLIVELYSR, from the coding sequence GTGGCACGCTACCTCGGCCCCAAGGCCAAACTCTCCCGCCGTGAAGGCACCGACCTGTTCCTCAAGAGCGCCCGTCGCTCGATCCAGGACAAGTCGAAGTTCGACTCCAAGCCCGGCCAGCACGGTCGCACCTCGGGTCAGCGCACCTCCGACTTCGGCCTGCAACTGCGTGAAAAGCAGAAGGTCAAGCGCATGTACGGCGTGCTCGAAAAGCAGTTCCGCCGCTACTTCGAGGAAGCCGATCGTCGCCGTGGCAACACCGGCGCCAACCTGCTGTTCATCCTCGAATCGCGCCTGGACAACGTCGTCTATCGCATGGGCTTCGGCTCGACCCGCGCCGAGGCACGCCAGCTCGTGTCGCACCGTGCCATTACGGTGAACGGCCAGTCGGTCAACATCGCGTCGTACCTGGTCAAGACCGGTGACGTGATCGCCGTGCGCGACAAGTCCAAGAAGCAGACCCGCATCGCCGAAGCGCTGCAGCTGGCTGCACAGGTCGGCATGCCGGCCTGGGTGGAAGTGAACGCCGACAAGGCCGAAGGCACCTTCAAGAAGGTTCCGGATCGCGACGAATTCGCCGCCGACATCAACGAATCGTTGATCGTCGAACTCTATTCGCGATAA
- the rpsK gene encoding 30S ribosomal protein S11: protein MAKAPANNAAQRVRKKVRKNVADGIAHVHASFNNTIITITDRQGNALSWASSGGQGFKGSRKSTPFAAQVASEVAGRAAVEQGIKNLDVEIKGPGPGRESSVRALAALGIRINSIADVTPVPHNGCRPQKRRRI, encoded by the coding sequence ATGGCTAAAGCTCCTGCCAATAACGCCGCACAGCGCGTTCGCAAGAAGGTTCGCAAGAACGTTGCGGACGGTATCGCCCACGTGCACGCCTCGTTCAACAACACGATCATCACGATCACGGACCGCCAGGGCAATGCGCTGTCGTGGGCCTCGTCGGGTGGCCAGGGTTTCAAGGGCTCGCGCAAGTCGACGCCTTTCGCTGCCCAGGTGGCGTCGGAAGTGGCCGGCCGTGCTGCTGTCGAACAAGGCATCAAGAACCTCGACGTCGAGATCAAGGGCCCCGGCCCGGGTCGCGAATCGTCGGTGCGCGCCCTGGCGGCGCTCGGCATCCGGATCAATTCCATTGCCGACGTGACGCCGGTGCCGCACAACGGTTGCCGCCCGCAGAAACGTCGCCGCATCTGA
- the rpsM gene encoding 30S ribosomal protein S13 has product MARIAGINIPPHKHAEIGLTAIFGIGRTRARQICEASGIDYSKKIKDLTDADLEKIRDQIALFTIEGDLRRETTMNIKRLMDIGCYRGFRHRRGLPMRGQRTRTNARTRKGPRKAAQSLKK; this is encoded by the coding sequence ATGGCACGTATTGCTGGCATCAACATTCCGCCGCACAAGCACGCTGAGATTGGCCTGACCGCCATCTTCGGTATCGGTCGCACCCGCGCCCGTCAAATCTGCGAAGCGAGCGGCATCGACTATTCGAAGAAGATCAAGGATCTGACCGACGCCGATCTCGAAAAGATCCGCGACCAGATCGCTCTCTTCACCATCGAAGGCGACCTGCGTCGCGAGACGACGATGAACATCAAGCGATTGATGGACATCGGCTGCTATCGCGGCTTCCGCCATCGCCGTGGCCTGCCGATGCGCGGCCAGCGCACGCGCACCAATGCCCGTACCCGTAAGGGTCCGCGCAAGGCCGCGCAGTCCCTGAAGAAATAA
- the rpmJ gene encoding 50S ribosomal protein L36: MRVSASVKTICRNCKIIRRKGVVRVICTDPRHKQRQG; encoded by the coding sequence ATGAGAGTTTCGGCTTCGGTCAAGACCATCTGCCGCAATTGCAAGATCATCCGCCGCAAGGGTGTGGTGCGTGTGATCTGTACCGACCCGCGCCACAAGCAGCGCCAGGGTTGA